Proteins encoded within one genomic window of Suricata suricatta isolate VVHF042 chromosome 17, meerkat_22Aug2017_6uvM2_HiC, whole genome shotgun sequence:
- the KPNB1 gene encoding importin subunit beta-1, with product MELITILEKTVSPDRLELEAAQKFLERAAVENLPTFLVELSRVLANPGNSQVARVAAGLQIKNSLTSKDPDIKAQYQQRWLAIDANARREVKNYVLQTLGTETYRPSSASQCVAGIACAEIPVNQWPELIPQLVANVTNPNSTEHMKESTLEAIGYICQDIEPEQLQDKSNEILTAIIQGMRKEEPSNNVKLAATNALLNSLEFTKANFDKESERHFIMQVVCEATQCPDTRVRVAALQNLVKIMSLYYQYMETYMGPALFAITIEAMKSDIDEVALQGIEFWSNVCDEEMDLAIEASEAAEQGRPPEHTSKFYAKGALQYLVPILTQTLTKQDENDDDDDWNPCKAAGVCLMLLATCCEDDIVPHVLPFIKEHIKNPDWRYRDAAVMAFGCILEGPEPNQLKPLVIQAMPTLIELMKDPSVVVRDTTAWTVGRICELLPEAAINDVYLTPLLQCLIEGLSAEPRVASNVCWAFSSLAEAAYEAADVADDQEEPATYCLSSSFELIVQKLLETTDRPDGHQNNLRSSAYESLMEIVKNSAKDCYPAVQKTTLVIMERLQQVLQMESHIQSTSDRIQFNDLQSLLCATLQNVLRKVQHQDALQISDVVMASLLRMFQSTAGSGGVQEDALMAVSTLVEVLGGEFLKYMEAFKPFLGIGLKNYAEYQVCLAAVGLVGDLCRALQSNILPFCDEVMQLLLENLGNENVHRSVKPQILSVFGDIALAIGGEFKKYLEVVLNTLQQASQAQVDKSDYDMVDYLNELREGCLEAYTGIVQGLKGDQENVHPDVMLVQPRVEFILSFIDHIAGDEDHTDGVVACAAGLIGDLCTAFGKDVLKLVEARPMIHELLTEGRRSKTNKAKTLATWATKELRKLKNQA from the exons ATGGAGCTGATCACCATCCTCGAGAAGACCGTGTCTCCCG ATCGGCTGGAACTGGAAGCGGCGCAGAAGTTCTTGGAGCGCGCGGCCGTGGAAAACCTG CCCACTTTCCTCGTGGAACTGTCCAGAGTGCTGGCAAACCCAGGGAACAGTCAGGTTGCCAGAGTGGCAGCTGGTCTACAAATCAAGAACTCTTTGACATCTAAAGATCCAGATATCAAGGCACAGTATCAGCAGAGGTGGCTTGCAATTGATGCTAATGCTCGACGGGAAGTCAAGAATTAT GTTTTGCAGACTTTGGGCACAGAAACTTACCGGCCTAGTTCTGCCTCACAGTGTGTGGCTGGTATTGCTTGTGCAGAGATCCCAGTGAACCAGTGGCCAGAGCTCATTCCTCAGCTGGTGGCCAATGTCACAAACCCCAACAGCACAGAGCACATGAAAGAGTCAACATTGGAAGCTATTGGTTACATTTGCCAAGATATA GAACCAGAGCAGCTACAGGATAAATCCAATGAGATTCTGACTGCCATAATCCAGGGGATGAGGAAAGAAGAGCCCAGTAATAATGTGAAGCTGGCGGCTACTAATGCACTCCTGAACTCATTGGAGTTCACCAAAGCAAACTTTGACAAAGAG TCCGAGAGGCACTTTATTATGCAGGTGGTCTGTGAAGCCACACAGTGTCCAGATACAAGG gtACGAGTGGCTGCCTTACAGAATCTGGTAAAGATAATGTCCTTATATTATCAGTACATGGAGACGTATATGGGTCCTGCTCTTTTTGCT atcaCAATTGAAGCAATGAAAAGTGACATCGATGAGGTGGCCCTACAAGGGATAGAATTCTGGTCCAATGTGTGTGATGAGGAAATGGACTTGGCCATTGAGGCTTCTGAG GCAGCCGAACAAGGACGACCTCCTGAGCACACCAGCAAGTTTTATGCCAAGGGAGCACTCCAGTACCTGGTTCCTATCCTCACACAGACACTAACCAAACAG GacgaaaatgatgatgatgacgactgGAACCCCTGCAAGGCCGCGGGCGTGTGCCTCATGCTCCTGGCCACCTGCTGCGAAGATGACATCGTCCCACACGTCCTCCCCTTCATTAAAGAGCACATCAAGAACCCCGACTGGCGGTACCGGGACGCGGCAGTCATGGCTTTCGGCTGTATCTTGGAAGGACCAGAGCCCAATCAGCTCAAACCACTAGTCATACAG GCTATGCCCACCCTAATAGAATTAATGAAAGACCCCAGTGTAGTTGTTCGAGATACAACTGCGTGGACTGTGGGTCGAATTTGTGAGCTGCTCCCTGAAGCTGCCATCAATGATGTCTACCTGACCCCACTGCTGCAGTGTCTGATTGAGGgcctcagtgctgagcccagagTGGCCTCAAATGTGTGCTGG GCTTTCTCCAGTCTGGCTGAAGCTGCTTATGAAGCTGCAGATGTGGCTGATGATCAGGAAGAACCAGCTACCTACTGCTTATCTTCTTCTTTTGAACTCATAGTTCAGAAGCTCCTGGAGACCACAGACAG ACCTGACGGACACCAGAACAACCTGAGGAGTTCTGCATATGAATCTCTGATGGAAATTGTTAAAAACAGTGCCAAGGACTGTTACCCTGCGGTTCAGAAGACAACTCTGGTTATCATGGAGCGACTGCAGCAGGTGCTCCAGATGGAG tCACATATCCAGAGCACATCGGATAGGATCCAGTTCAATGACCTCCAGTCTTTGCTCTGCGCAACTCTTCAG AATGTTCTCCGAAAAGTGCAACATCAAGATGCTTTGCAGATCTCTGATGTGGTCATGGCCTCGCTGTTGAGGATGTTCCAGAGCACAGCTGGGTCTGGGGGAGTGCAAGAAGATGCCCTGATGGCAGTCAGCACACTGGTGGAAG TGTTGGGTGGTGAATTCCTAAAGTACATGGAGGCCTTTAAACCCTTCCTGGGCATTGGATTGAAAAATTATGCTGAGTACCAG GTTTGTTTGGCAGCTGTCGGCTTAGTGGGAGACTTATGCCGCGCGCTGCAGTCCAACATCTTACCTTTCTGTGACGAGGTGATGCAGCTCCTCCTGGAGAACCTGGGG AATGAAAACGTCCACAGGTCTGTGAAACCACAGATTCTGTCCGTGTTCGGTGATATTGCCCTTGCCATTGGCGgagagtttaaaaaatatctagagGTCGTCTTGAATACTCTTCAGCAGGCCTCCCAAGCCCAGGTGGACAAG TCGGACTATGACATGGTGGATTATCTGAATGAGCTAAGGGAAGGCTGCTTGGAAGCCTATACCGGAATTGTCCAGGGACTGAAGGGAGACCAGGAGAACGTGCACC cGGATGTGATGCTGGTACAGCCCAGAGTAGAATTTATTCTGTCTTTCATTGACCACATTGCTGGAGATGAGGATCATACAGACGGAGTAGTAGCTTGTGCTGCTGGACTGATAGG GGACTTGTGTACAGCGTTTGGGAAGGACGTACTGAAATTAGTAGAAGCTAGGCCAATGATCCATGAACTGTTAACTGAAGGACGGAGATCGAAGACTAACAAAGCAAAAACCCTTGCTACATGGGCAACAAAAgaactgaggaaactgaagaaccAAGCTTG A